Proteins from one Brevibacillus humidisoli genomic window:
- a CDS encoding abortive infection family protein, with translation MKVSERTIQAIGQIVTGDNGISFYRSGPELVRFFNELGFDDTYGKGFPSRWYYAEQNIRSINGTVSLVQLLELQLDPRQYIGREDMLEAIVTHLNNYLKFDGYELVKVIDFYKVKEIKGSIVELEVRSQELVEINQLFIVEQIQKCDHKILTGDYDGAITNARSLVEAVLIEIEKKRDSKAPEYDGDLIKLYKRVQKLLNLEPSRKDISEPLKQVLSGLNSIVTGLSGIRNKMSDSHVITYKPSKHHAKLAVNSAKTFADFIFETFEFQREKGLIEVSSS, from the coding sequence TTGAAAGTCTCGGAGCGTACGATACAAGCAATAGGTCAGATAGTTACTGGCGACAACGGCATTTCTTTTTATAGGTCAGGCCCAGAATTGGTTCGATTTTTTAATGAATTAGGGTTTGACGATACATATGGAAAGGGATTTCCATCAAGATGGTATTATGCAGAACAGAATATCCGTTCAATCAATGGAACGGTTTCCCTCGTTCAGTTATTAGAATTACAACTGGATCCAAGACAATACATTGGCAGAGAGGACATGCTTGAAGCAATTGTTACACACCTGAATAATTATTTGAAGTTCGATGGGTACGAACTGGTTAAGGTCATTGATTTTTACAAAGTAAAAGAAATAAAAGGCTCCATTGTGGAACTAGAGGTTAGGAGTCAAGAATTGGTGGAGATTAACCAGCTATTTATCGTTGAGCAGATACAGAAATGTGATCACAAAATTCTCACAGGCGACTATGACGGAGCAATAACCAATGCTCGTTCACTTGTTGAAGCCGTATTGATTGAGATAGAAAAAAAGCGAGATTCCAAAGCGCCAGAATATGATGGAGACTTAATCAAGCTTTACAAAAGGGTTCAGAAGTTATTAAACCTTGAACCATCAAGAAAAGACATATCTGAGCCCCTAAAGCAAGTTTTGAGCGGATTAAATAGTATAGTAACTGGCTTATCTGGGATACGGAATAAAATGAGCGATTCGCATGTAATAACATATAAACCATCAAAACACCATGCAAAATTGGCAGTTAATTCAGCAAAAACCTTTGCTGACTTTATCTTTGAAACATTTGAATTTCAGAGGGAAAAGGGACTCATTGAAGTCAGTAGCTCATAG
- a CDS encoding HNH endonuclease has product MPQPRPWLDEIVDALRELGGEGTLEDIYTRIFDRGIMDFASNPFWKDRVRGTIYQYSSDCDVYNGKRDIFYSVSGKGKGQWGLRDFEPSENNVNLTEDDEVFAEGKKKLRQHIYRERNPRLIRIAKERFKANHGGRLYCEVCGFDFYRVYGEIGQDYIEGHHTIPISELKDGDVTKVEDIALVCSNCHRMLHRKRPWLTKAQLQSLMNEVRR; this is encoded by the coding sequence GTGCCGCAACCAAGACCTTGGTTGGATGAAATAGTTGATGCTCTTAGGGAATTAGGGGGAGAAGGAACACTAGAAGATATTTACACTAGGATATTTGATCGAGGAATAATGGACTTTGCCTCCAACCCATTTTGGAAAGATCGTGTAAGAGGAACTATTTATCAATATTCTAGTGATTGTGATGTATATAACGGAAAAAGAGATATCTTTTATTCGGTAAGCGGGAAAGGGAAAGGACAATGGGGGCTGCGGGACTTTGAACCATCCGAAAACAATGTTAATTTGACTGAAGATGATGAGGTCTTTGCAGAAGGCAAGAAGAAACTACGGCAACATATTTACAGAGAAAGAAACCCGCGGCTCATCAGGATAGCAAAGGAAAGATTCAAAGCCAATCATGGCGGACGTCTCTATTGTGAAGTCTGTGGGTTCGACTTTTATAGAGTTTATGGGGAAATCGGACAAGATTACATTGAGGGACATCACACAATTCCCATCTCTGAGCTTAAAGATGGAGATGTGACTAAAGTAGAAGATATTGCTTTGGTATGTTCAAATTGTCATAGAATGCTTCACAGGAAAAGACCTTGGTTAACAAAAGCTCAACTACAATCATTAATGAATGAAGTAAGGAGATGA
- a CDS encoding recombinase family protein — protein MRCAVYARVSTGLDSQKDSLENQVSFFENFIKEKGWELVQIYADEGKSGTSIVKREQLQKLMKDAERGEFDVVLIKSISRWARDTVDSLTLVRKLKSLGVTVISAKDGYNSSEDDGELRLTIFSMLAQSQSEDISTNVSFGIAEKSRKGVFHGTPPYGYDKIRGKLVPNPIHAPTVKLIFRLYLVEGWGMQKIANYLNAHNIPTPRSVLGAKNAGDKWHDTAVKIILKNPNYTGDLVQGRSKVDFKDKVYNQQRGYKKRIEIEENKWIIVPNAHEALITKEEFEAVQEKINKKAEKVFRGRGNKSLFARLAFCPDCGAGLNYMHDRKGYICATYKKNGSRKCTKHYIKHELLKEKVLTDIRELASNSLNMKSLVQLALKRAGNKMASATEELQRILRELESVRREKNELLRLLTRQVIDQATYEDQFQFIDKDYKSLLQRKMELEELLSKEKDTETSLSAFQREIQQFAQLELPDEETLRQVLHKLIDKVLVYEDGRIEIHYNFKNPMLKGA, from the coding sequence ATGAGATGTGCGGTTTATGCCCGAGTAAGTACAGGTTTGGATAGTCAAAAAGACAGTTTGGAAAATCAGGTATCGTTCTTTGAAAACTTCATAAAGGAAAAAGGATGGGAACTCGTTCAAATTTATGCCGATGAGGGTAAAAGCGGAACAAGTATCGTGAAAAGGGAGCAACTCCAAAAGCTCATGAAGGATGCTGAGCGGGGAGAGTTTGACGTTGTTCTGATTAAATCAATTTCTCGTTGGGCTAGGGATACCGTTGACTCTCTGACCCTTGTCAGGAAGCTAAAGAGTCTTGGAGTAACTGTAATATCGGCAAAAGACGGTTACAATTCGTCTGAGGATGATGGTGAACTGAGGTTAACTATCTTCTCTATGCTGGCACAAAGCCAGAGTGAAGATATTTCAACGAATGTTAGCTTTGGCATTGCCGAGAAGTCACGGAAAGGGGTGTTTCACGGTACCCCGCCTTATGGTTACGACAAGATTAGGGGAAAGCTCGTTCCTAACCCAATACATGCTCCTACTGTGAAGCTGATATTCCGTCTGTATCTCGTGGAAGGATGGGGGATGCAAAAGATTGCCAACTATCTAAACGCTCACAACATCCCCACCCCCCGCTCCGTATTGGGTGCGAAAAATGCAGGAGACAAATGGCATGATACGGCGGTAAAGATCATCTTGAAGAACCCTAATTACACGGGAGACCTTGTTCAAGGGCGGTCGAAGGTAGACTTCAAGGACAAGGTATACAACCAACAGAGAGGGTATAAGAAGCGGATTGAGATTGAGGAAAATAAATGGATAATTGTTCCCAATGCCCATGAAGCTCTTATAACCAAAGAAGAATTTGAAGCCGTCCAAGAGAAGATTAACAAAAAAGCGGAGAAAGTATTTAGAGGTCGTGGAAACAAGTCACTCTTTGCCCGCCTTGCTTTCTGCCCAGATTGCGGTGCGGGGTTAAACTATATGCATGACAGAAAAGGTTATATCTGTGCAACGTACAAGAAGAACGGAAGCAGGAAGTGTACGAAGCATTACATCAAGCATGAGCTGCTAAAAGAGAAAGTACTTACGGATATTCGAGAGCTTGCGTCCAACTCCCTCAATATGAAGTCACTTGTACAGCTTGCACTAAAAAGGGCAGGGAATAAAATGGCTAGCGCAACAGAGGAACTTCAACGAATCCTACGGGAGCTTGAGTCGGTTAGACGGGAGAAGAACGAGTTATTGCGACTCCTCACCCGCCAAGTTATCGACCAGGCGACATATGAAGATCAATTCCAGTTCATTGATAAAGACTACAAGTCATTACTCCAAAGAAAAATGGAACTGGAAGAACTGCTCTCCAAGGAAAAAGACACCGAGACGAGTCTCAGTGCCTTTCAGAGGGAAATACAACAATTTGCCCAGTTGGAGCTTCCTGATGAAGAAACACTCCGACAAGTGCTGCACAAGCTTATAGACAAGGTACTCGTCTATGAAGATGGACGCATTGAAATTCATTACAACTTCAAGAATCCGATGTTGAAGGGGGCTTAA
- the rlmD gene encoding 23S rRNA (uracil(1939)-C(5))-methyltransferase RlmD translates to MKQSRKQHDVNIGVGQQLTLTIKNLGINGEGIGYYKRKIVFVDGALPGEVVRAEVTRSERKYAAARLLKVLEQSPERIEPPCPLYHECGGCSLQHLDYQAQLVSKQALVEESLRKYAGLEHPPVAETIGMEHPWDYRNKAQFQVGQKSGKLIAGLYKPGSHELVNLSDCPIQHQETNRIVAKAREIMEKLQIPAYDERKRSGVVRTIVARVAFATGEAQLTLVTAVPAIPRVKELILELRYQIPSLVSIVQNVNPQKTSLVFGSTTNTLWGKPSIVEKLGTLSFDLSARAFFQLNPSQTIKLYDEVKKAAQLTGRELVFDLYCGTGTIGLWLAPFAKEVRGIEIIPEAVEDARKNAEQNNIANISFHTGKAEVLMPKWAKQGLKPDLVVVDPPRTGLDAALIDTLLAVRPERIVYVSCNPSTLGKDVGRLLAAYDLRNVQPIDMFPHTAHVECVILMTLKGASS, encoded by the coding sequence ATGAAACAATCCCGGAAGCAACATGATGTGAACATCGGTGTCGGCCAACAACTGACGCTAACGATAAAAAACCTTGGAATCAACGGCGAAGGGATCGGGTACTACAAGCGAAAGATCGTCTTCGTCGACGGAGCCCTCCCGGGGGAAGTGGTGCGAGCCGAGGTGACAAGGTCAGAAAGAAAGTACGCGGCTGCCCGACTGCTGAAAGTGCTGGAGCAGTCACCTGAGCGGATCGAGCCACCCTGCCCGCTCTACCACGAATGCGGCGGCTGCAGTCTGCAGCATCTCGATTACCAGGCACAGTTGGTGAGCAAACAAGCGCTTGTCGAGGAGTCCCTGCGCAAATACGCTGGTTTAGAGCATCCGCCTGTCGCTGAGACGATTGGGATGGAACACCCGTGGGATTACCGCAACAAAGCGCAGTTTCAAGTCGGACAAAAAAGCGGCAAGCTGATCGCCGGCCTCTATAAACCAGGCAGTCACGAATTGGTCAACCTCTCGGACTGCCCGATCCAGCACCAAGAGACCAACCGCATCGTTGCCAAGGCGCGTGAGATCATGGAGAAGCTGCAGATCCCCGCCTATGATGAACGGAAGAGGAGCGGCGTCGTTCGTACCATCGTAGCCAGAGTGGCCTTTGCCACCGGTGAAGCGCAGCTTACACTGGTCACCGCCGTACCCGCGATCCCTCGCGTCAAAGAACTGATTCTGGAGCTGCGTTATCAGATCCCTTCGCTGGTCAGCATCGTACAGAACGTCAATCCTCAAAAGACATCGCTCGTATTTGGCAGCACGACAAATACACTGTGGGGCAAGCCTTCCATTGTGGAGAAACTGGGAACCCTCTCGTTTGACCTGTCTGCCCGGGCCTTTTTTCAGTTAAATCCGTCACAAACCATCAAGCTTTATGACGAAGTGAAGAAAGCTGCCCAGCTAACCGGGCGCGAGTTGGTCTTTGATCTCTACTGCGGCACCGGCACGATCGGACTCTGGCTGGCGCCTTTTGCCAAAGAGGTACGCGGAATCGAAATCATTCCAGAAGCAGTGGAGGATGCGCGGAAGAACGCTGAGCAAAACAATATCGCGAATATCAGCTTCCACACTGGAAAGGCAGAGGTGTTGATGCCCAAATGGGCGAAACAGGGACTCAAACCTGATCTGGTCGTCGTCGATCCGCCGCGAACCGGCCTCGACGCCGCCTTGATCGATACCTTGCTCGCTGTCCGTCCAGAGCGGATCGTCTATGTCTCATGCAACCCTTCCACATTAGGCAAAGATGTGGGCCGCCTGCTCGCTGCCTACGATTTGCGCAACGTGCAGCCGATTGACATGTTTCCGCATACGGCACATGTAGAGTGTGTAATATTGATGACATTAAAGGGAGCTTCGAGTTAA
- a CDS encoding YdcF family protein, giving the protein MHEMKKSRYYKTGFVILVLIAAFVGYAAVDILSFRTKNQLVKTDAAIVLGAAVWGDQPSPVFKERINHAIWLYRNGYVHHLIFTGSRADPSQPAESEAARTYAISHQVSPADILIETKSRTTEENLQYAYAIATENGLHTFTIVSDPLHMKRSITIAEQVGMEVYASPTPTSAYKSLRTQLPFFLRELFFYTGYLLTLPFR; this is encoded by the coding sequence ATGCATGAGATGAAAAAATCACGCTACTATAAGACCGGCTTTGTCATACTTGTCCTGATCGCCGCCTTTGTTGGTTATGCAGCGGTCGATATCTTGTCATTTCGTACCAAGAACCAGCTGGTTAAAACGGACGCAGCTATTGTACTGGGTGCAGCCGTTTGGGGGGATCAGCCCTCACCTGTTTTCAAGGAACGAATCAATCACGCGATCTGGCTCTATCGCAACGGCTACGTGCATCACCTCATCTTTACCGGCAGCAGAGCTGACCCGTCGCAACCTGCCGAATCAGAAGCAGCTCGCACGTATGCGATCAGCCATCAGGTTTCGCCTGCAGATATCCTCATCGAGACAAAATCAAGAACTACAGAAGAAAACTTGCAGTACGCCTATGCGATAGCCACCGAAAACGGGCTGCACACTTTTACGATCGTCAGCGATCCTTTGCATATGAAGCGTTCCATCACGATAGCTGAGCAGGTAGGGATGGAGGTGTACGCTTCCCCCACGCCAACCTCTGCATACAAAAGCTTGCGCACCCAACTCCCCTTTTTCCTGCGGGAATTGTTTTTCTACACAGGGTACCTGCTCACCCTTCCCTTCCGCTGA
- the yhfH gene encoding protein YhfH, with protein MMAVSEFFATLQKKCCSVCGNVIVEQAESYATECFHCSEQAPEDKLSRGR; from the coding sequence ATGATGGCAGTAAGTGAGTTTTTTGCGACGTTGCAGAAGAAATGTTGTTCCGTTTGCGGCAATGTGATCGTGGAACAGGCAGAATCATATGCGACAGAATGTTTTCACTGCAGTGAACAGGCACCAGAAGACAAACTTAGCCGGGGAAGATGA
- the map gene encoding type I methionyl aminopeptidase → MHEAGKLLAQCHQTIAQMIRPGITTWEIDAFVDRFLAKHGAKPEQKGYRGYQYATCASVNDEVCHGFPRRKRLENGDIVTIDMVVNLHGALVDSAWTYAVGTLSDQAAHLLTVTKTALYKGIEQAVAGNRLGDIGHAIQQYVEAEGFSVVRDFTGHGIGPTIHEDPDVFHYGKPGKGLRLKEGMVFTIEPMVNVGAWQCKMDDNGWTARTADGTLSAQYEHTIAITKGGPLILTEQTR, encoded by the coding sequence ATGCATGAGGCGGGGAAACTATTGGCACAATGCCATCAGACAATCGCCCAAATGATACGGCCGGGGATTACGACGTGGGAGATTGATGCGTTTGTAGACAGGTTTTTGGCCAAGCACGGTGCTAAACCAGAACAAAAAGGGTATCGGGGGTACCAATATGCCACATGTGCCTCTGTCAATGATGAGGTGTGCCACGGCTTCCCGAGACGCAAACGGCTGGAGAACGGGGATATCGTGACCATCGACATGGTCGTCAATCTGCACGGAGCGCTAGTGGATTCTGCCTGGACCTACGCGGTCGGCACCCTCTCCGATCAGGCCGCTCATTTGCTCACGGTTACAAAAACAGCTCTTTACAAGGGCATTGAACAAGCCGTGGCCGGCAATCGTCTCGGCGACATCGGGCATGCGATTCAACAATATGTAGAGGCAGAAGGCTTCTCTGTTGTCAGGGATTTCACAGGACATGGTATTGGCCCCACGATCCACGAAGACCCGGACGTTTTTCACTATGGCAAACCGGGCAAGGGATTGCGTCTCAAAGAAGGGATGGTGTTTACCATCGAGCCAATGGTAAATGTCGGTGCCTGGCAGTGCAAAATGGATGACAATGGTTGGACGGCCCGGACAGCCGACGGCACACTCTCTGCACAGTATGAACATACAATCGCGATCACAAAAGGCGGGCCGCTGATCCTGACCGAACAAACCAGGTAA
- a CDS encoding TetR/AcrR family transcriptional regulator, with the protein MTPRTKEQNEEIRKRRIYQIRHTAAEVYLEKGMRMEMGDVAKKAGLGRGTIYHYYNNKLTLLEELLDDAYTEACSITQTAFPPAEDPLICLERYAKRLLTAWLEKPFIFVLYQHFFQPVEPLPLRNREQLLHNVHHHLYSPVVRTIETGIRTGRLASADAERSARIFFGSLVGTASCYLLKNSMLEAPSDSRWMDDLVCLLHKGLRTKSEEKGVACGDYFEK; encoded by the coding sequence ATGACCCCCCGGACCAAAGAGCAAAATGAGGAAATCCGAAAGCGGCGGATCTATCAGATACGTCATACTGCCGCAGAAGTCTATTTGGAAAAAGGCATGCGGATGGAGATGGGCGATGTGGCCAAAAAAGCCGGCTTGGGACGAGGTACCATCTACCATTACTACAACAACAAGCTCACCTTGTTGGAAGAGCTGCTCGATGACGCGTATACAGAAGCGTGCAGCATTACGCAGACTGCGTTTCCACCAGCAGAAGATCCGCTGATCTGCTTGGAGCGGTACGCCAAACGTCTGCTCACTGCATGGCTGGAAAAGCCTTTTATCTTTGTTCTGTATCAACACTTCTTCCAGCCCGTTGAGCCCCTGCCGCTTAGGAACCGGGAACAACTACTGCACAATGTTCATCACCATCTCTACTCTCCCGTAGTAAGGACGATCGAAACAGGGATCAGAACCGGTCGATTGGCTTCTGCTGATGCGGAGAGGAGCGCCCGCATCTTCTTCGGTTCGCTCGTCGGCACCGCTAGCTGCTATCTGTTGAAAAACAGCATGTTGGAAGCGCCAAGCGATTCCCGTTGGATGGATGATCTCGTCTGTCTGCTGCACAAAGGGTTGCGGACAAAATCAGAAGAAAAAGGAGTAGCTTGCGGTGATTACTTTGAAAAGTAA
- a CDS encoding sensor histidine kinase, which translates to MQIGKKLVLSFLAVIIIHLIAYQLVFKNIIVEQIKNDRHEEFLQEREAAKLVRIGQLMRSSSFKDPTEARLLSERLPEDLMYKVTVQDGNGQIIYSKESRAYNLQKSEKQVVAEYHFQHEPPRMGGTVVQFFTNETDILASKGVSMIILYIYGSIFLIGLVLVIFLVRWILQPINELSAVIQQIRDGKRNITFSYQANDEFGQLFRYFSDMVEQLRISEERQHELISAIAHDFRTPLTTIRGYASYLSLGRFTDLERIQKQTGKIEQKAIDLERLLDELQEFSKVSDHVPLVISRIHIRSFISSIVEEYTERTKEAGLSLTTRLRVSQELHIEADETKLRRVLANLLDNAIYYNKPDGSILLTVDQREHHVLFSVIDKGEGIAEEDLPKVFTKFYRADKSRNRNNGGTGLGLSICQRIVESHGGEINVISHLGEGSCFWFTIPYHQ; encoded by the coding sequence ATGCAAATCGGAAAGAAACTTGTGCTCTCCTTTCTTGCGGTGATCATTATCCATCTGATCGCCTACCAGCTTGTCTTTAAGAATATCATCGTCGAGCAGATCAAAAACGATCGACACGAGGAATTCTTGCAAGAGCGGGAGGCGGCGAAACTGGTACGCATCGGTCAATTGATGCGATCCAGTTCGTTTAAAGATCCGACTGAGGCTCGCTTGCTAAGCGAACGCCTGCCGGAAGACCTGATGTACAAAGTAACCGTACAGGATGGAAATGGGCAGATCATCTACTCCAAAGAGTCCCGCGCCTACAACCTGCAAAAATCGGAGAAACAAGTGGTGGCGGAATACCATTTTCAGCATGAGCCCCCTCGGATGGGAGGAACCGTCGTTCAATTTTTTACCAATGAAACCGACATCCTGGCCAGCAAAGGGGTATCGATGATCATCCTCTACATTTACGGCAGTATCTTTTTGATCGGCCTCGTACTGGTTATTTTCCTGGTCCGCTGGATCCTGCAGCCGATCAACGAACTGTCTGCCGTGATTCAGCAGATCAGAGACGGAAAACGAAACATCACGTTTTCCTATCAGGCCAATGATGAATTCGGACAGCTCTTCCGCTATTTTTCCGACATGGTAGAACAGCTTCGCATCTCGGAAGAACGACAGCATGAATTGATCTCCGCGATCGCTCACGATTTCCGCACGCCGCTGACGACGATCAGGGGGTACGCCTCCTATCTCAGCCTGGGCCGCTTCACCGATCTGGAGCGAATCCAGAAGCAGACAGGCAAAATCGAGCAGAAGGCGATCGATCTGGAGCGGCTGCTGGACGAGCTGCAGGAATTCAGCAAAGTAAGCGACCACGTACCGCTGGTGATCAGCAGGATTCACATCCGCTCGTTTATCAGCAGTATTGTTGAAGAATATACAGAAAGGACCAAAGAAGCAGGCCTCTCCCTCACTACCCGGTTGCGGGTATCACAAGAGCTGCACATCGAGGCAGACGAAACCAAACTGCGACGGGTATTGGCCAACCTGTTGGACAACGCGATCTACTACAACAAGCCGGACGGATCTATTCTGCTAACTGTTGACCAGCGAGAGCATCACGTGTTGTTTTCCGTGATTGACAAAGGGGAAGGGATTGCAGAAGAAGATCTGCCGAAAGTATTCACCAAGTTTTACCGAGCCGACAAGTCGCGAAACCGCAACAACGGCGGTACGGGCTTAGGCCTTTCCATCTGCCAGCGGATTGTGGAGAGTCATGGCGGCGAGATTAATGTGATTAGCCATCTCGGCGAAGGCAGCTGCTTCTGGTTCACCATTCCTTATCATCAATAG
- a CDS encoding response regulator transcription factor, giving the protein MKERVLVVDDNQEIIDLLQDILESEGFQISSAESGTQALALLREGLQPDLILLDIMMPNMSGYELCAQIRREWEMPILFLSAKGKAVDKVVGLEIGADDYITKPFDAEELLARIRAHLRRYERLRHNSQAADKEQEGTSAITVQKFKGLEIHKETYTVYVDGEKVELSTKEFQLLTFLAEHPGIVFTREQIYDRVWGYGYGSLNTVTVHIKNLREKLEKNHTFIKTQWGTGYVFIGEKV; this is encoded by the coding sequence TTGAAGGAGCGCGTGCTTGTCGTCGATGACAATCAGGAGATTATCGATCTCTTGCAAGATATACTGGAAAGCGAAGGATTCCAGATTTCTTCCGCGGAGAGCGGTACCCAGGCCCTTGCCCTCCTGCGTGAGGGGCTCCAACCGGACCTCATCCTGCTCGACATCATGATGCCCAACATGAGCGGTTATGAATTGTGCGCTCAGATTCGCCGCGAGTGGGAGATGCCGATCCTCTTTCTCAGCGCAAAAGGAAAAGCGGTGGACAAAGTGGTCGGTCTGGAGATCGGAGCGGATGACTACATCACTAAACCGTTTGACGCTGAGGAACTGCTCGCCCGCATCCGCGCCCACCTGCGCCGGTACGAGCGCCTGCGCCACAACTCGCAGGCAGCCGATAAGGAGCAGGAGGGGACCAGCGCCATCACGGTGCAAAAGTTCAAGGGGCTGGAGATTCATAAAGAGACATATACGGTCTATGTTGACGGCGAAAAAGTAGAGCTGTCGACAAAAGAATTCCAGCTGCTCACCTTCCTCGCCGAACATCCCGGTATCGTCTTCACCCGCGAACAGATCTACGATCGAGTCTGGGGATATGGATACGGTTCGCTCAACACCGTGACGGTCCACATCAAGAATCTGCGTGAAAAGCTGGAGAAAAACCATACGTTTATCAAGACGCAGTGGGGAACCGGTTACGTCTTTATCGGAGAGAAAGTATAG
- a CDS encoding LiaF transmembrane domain-containing protein, whose translation MGERSGKILLGLVLLIVGALLLLDLIGIDIGDILGILIPAAIMVYGAKRVISAHSGNRFWGIFVFLFGLLMLIGKLELLFSSLVAVAIIYFGLRLLRRRSTSDSEMPGFAERQWAKSILKEDALDRWERERERKL comes from the coding sequence ATGGGTGAGCGGTCAGGGAAGATCCTGCTCGGACTGGTTCTGCTCATTGTCGGGGCGCTCCTTCTCCTGGATCTGATCGGGATCGACATAGGCGACATCTTAGGAATTTTGATCCCGGCCGCGATCATGGTCTACGGCGCGAAGCGAGTGATCTCTGCGCATTCAGGCAATCGGTTCTGGGGCATCTTTGTCTTCCTGTTCGGCTTACTGATGCTGATCGGAAAACTGGAGTTGTTATTCAGCAGTCTGGTAGCGGTAGCGATCATCTACTTTGGCCTTCGCCTGCTGCGACGCCGTTCGACATCAGACAGCGAGATGCCCGGTTTTGCCGAACGACAGTGGGCAAAGTCGATACTGAAGGAAGACGCGCTGGATCGCTGGGAGCGGGAGAGAGAGCGGAAGTTGTAG
- a CDS encoding PspA/IM30 family protein gives MGIFKRLRDVTVASVNDVIDSMEDPVTMLNQYMRDMEAEIGRVEVAVARQVAVEKKFRQQYKEALAMAEKRDRQATLAISEGEDDLARRALLEKKQYSARADEYQKLYETASTAAQQMREKLAELKDEFYKMRAKKYELTSRAQVARTQKQLNQVITGLGNESASRGFSRMEEKVLRMEAEAEMSGERLKTSYGLDRAFEPLIDDEIEAELKERKEKLNGKAAESEQQA, from the coding sequence ATGGGTATCTTTAAACGACTGCGTGACGTAACGGTGGCATCGGTAAATGACGTAATCGATTCGATGGAAGATCCGGTGACCATGCTCAATCAGTACATGCGTGACATGGAAGCGGAGATTGGCCGGGTAGAAGTGGCCGTTGCCCGTCAGGTAGCGGTTGAGAAGAAGTTCCGCCAGCAATATAAGGAAGCCCTGGCTATGGCCGAAAAACGGGATCGTCAGGCAACCCTCGCGATTAGCGAAGGGGAAGACGACCTGGCTCGTCGCGCACTGCTGGAGAAAAAACAGTACAGCGCCCGTGCTGATGAGTACCAGAAGCTGTACGAGACGGCTAGCACCGCAGCGCAACAGATGCGGGAGAAGCTAGCCGAATTAAAGGACGAGTTTTACAAAATGCGCGCCAAAAAGTACGAACTCACCTCACGTGCTCAGGTAGCTCGTACACAGAAGCAGCTCAATCAAGTGATCACCGGCCTGGGCAATGAATCGGCCAGCCGTGGATTCTCCCGCATGGAAGAAAAAGTGCTTCGTATGGAAGCGGAGGCGGAGATGAGCGGAGAGCGCTTGAAAACCTCGTATGGTCTCGATCGGGCGTTTGAGCCGCTGATCGATGATGAGATCGAAGCTGAACTAAAAGAACGCAAGGAAAAGCTAAACGGAAAAGCAGCAGAAAGCGAACAGCAAGCATAA
- a CDS encoding class I SAM-dependent methyltransferase: protein MSDFMVFLKRFVSHPGRVGSVIPSSRFLCRQMTRQIPWSKANVMIELGPGTGVFTQAILTRKREDTQFFVVERDPEFREILRERFPGLIICDEATQLTSYLTQMNLPKADVIISGLPFAVFPPTLRNSILENVTESLVPGGMFVTFQYSLQMKAELQQRFDQVDISFTPLNVPPAFVYTCFKGK, encoded by the coding sequence GTGTCAGATTTTATGGTGTTTTTGAAACGCTTCGTCTCCCATCCAGGACGGGTGGGCAGCGTGATCCCCAGTTCCCGTTTTTTGTGTCGACAGATGACCAGACAGATTCCCTGGTCAAAGGCCAACGTGATGATTGAGTTGGGGCCGGGAACGGGGGTATTCACGCAAGCCATCCTTACGCGAAAGCGAGAGGATACACAGTTTTTTGTCGTAGAGCGTGATCCGGAGTTTCGGGAGATTCTCCGCGAACGCTTTCCCGGACTGATCATCTGCGACGAAGCGACGCAGCTAACCAGCTATCTGACCCAGATGAATCTGCCCAAAGCCGACGTGATTATCTCCGGTCTGCCATTTGCCGTTTTCCCGCCAACACTGCGGAACAGCATATTGGAAAATGTGACGGAGTCGCTCGTACCCGGCGGGATGTTTGTCACCTTTCAGTACTCGCTGCAGATGAAAGCGGAGCTGCAGCAGCGTTTTGATCAGGTGGACATCAGCTTTACGCCGCTAAATGTGCCTCCTGCCTTTGTCTATACCTGCTTTAAGGGAAAGTAG